From the Scylla paramamosain isolate STU-SP2022 chromosome 15, ASM3559412v1, whole genome shotgun sequence genome, one window contains:
- the LOC135107522 gene encoding neuropeptide-like protein 31 has product MNDRLTPKSSTQNTMGKTVLLVLSVLVLVAAALAYPKPEPEPEPGYLSRGYGGFGGFGGFGGFGGFGGGYGGFGGYRGGYGGYGGYGYYG; this is encoded by the exons ATGAACGACAGACTCACTCCCAAGTCTTCAACACAGAACACCATGGGCAAGACT GTGCTCCTCGTGCTGtcggtgctggtgctggtggccgCCGCCCTGGCATACCCCAAGCCTGAGCCTGAGCCTGAGCCTGGGTACCTCAGCCGTGGGTATGGCGGATTTGGTGGATTCGGAGGCTTCGGAGGCTTCGGAGGCTTTGGTGGCGGATATGGAGGCTTTGGTGGCTACAGGGGTGGCTATGGAGGCTATGGCGGATACGGTTATTACG GTTAA
- the LOC135107523 gene encoding keratin-associated protein 19-2-like, with the protein MGKTVLLVLSVLVLVAAALADPNPEPEPGYLSRGYGGFGGFRGGFGGFGGYRGGFGGYGGGYGGYRGGYGGYGGYGYYG; encoded by the exons ATGGGCAAGACT GTGCTCCTCGTGCTGtcggtgctggtgctggtggccgCCGCCCTGGCAGACCCCAATCCTGAGCCTGAGCCTGGATACCTCAGCCGTGGGTATGGCGGATTTGGTGGATTCAGAGGAGGCTTCGGAGGCTTTGGTGGCTACAGAGGCGGATTTGGAGGCTACGGTGGAGGCTATGGCGGCTACAGGGGCGGCTACGGTGGCTATGGCGGATATGGTTATTACG GTTAA
- the LOC135107524 gene encoding keratin-associated protein 19-2-like — MSKSVFLVLSMLMLLAAAMPAPNPGPEPEPGFGWSGGHGGYGGFRGAFGGFSGSNVGYGGFGGYGSYGSYGGHRGHSGYGYRG, encoded by the exons ATGAGCAAGTCT GTGTTTCTCGTGCTGTCGATGCTGATGCTGCTGGCCGCCGCCATGCCGGCCCCTAACCCTGGGCCTGAGCCTGAGCCTGGCTTCGGTTGGTCTGGCGGCCATGGTGGCTATGGTGGCTTCAGAGGTGCCTTTGGTGGTTTCAGTGGTAGTAATGTCGGCTATGGCGGCTTTGGTGGATATGGCAGTTATGGTAGTTATGGTGGACACAGAGGTCACAGTGGTTATGGCTACCGTG GTTAA